In one Natronosalvus amylolyticus genomic region, the following are encoded:
- a CDS encoding phosphate signaling complex PhoU family protein, whose translation MARERYQQRLERLREAVVAMGDFVSEQLEDAVAAFVACNRSLASAVVDGDNRVNRRYLALEAECLEIITLHQPMMGDLRLVVAAFKIITDLERIGDLATNLAGYTLESHRCTIPDVDFERLTALAREQVGTAIDAFVTDDTDGCLEVIARDAELDRRCEAVTNRVLTRILQSKSTESAITCPPRHVESGSVETDAILEDVLYTLLLVRDLERIGDHAVNVAARTYYALEGDDRLLA comes from the coding sequence ATGGCTCGCGAGCGCTATCAACAGCGCCTCGAGCGCCTCCGCGAGGCGGTCGTCGCCATGGGCGATTTCGTCAGCGAGCAACTCGAAGACGCCGTCGCAGCGTTCGTCGCCTGTAACCGCTCGCTCGCGAGCGCTGTCGTCGATGGAGACAACCGGGTGAACCGTCGGTATCTCGCTCTCGAGGCCGAGTGTCTGGAGATCATCACCCTCCATCAACCGATGATGGGCGACCTTCGACTCGTCGTTGCCGCGTTCAAAATCATCACGGACCTCGAACGAATCGGCGATTTAGCGACCAACCTTGCAGGCTACACCCTCGAATCCCACCGGTGTACGATTCCGGATGTCGATTTCGAACGCCTAACGGCGCTTGCACGGGAGCAAGTCGGCACGGCGATAGACGCCTTTGTGACCGATGACACCGATGGTTGTCTCGAGGTCATCGCCCGGGATGCGGAACTCGACCGACGCTGTGAAGCGGTAACCAATCGGGTGCTGACCCGGATTCTACAATCGAAATCCACCGAATCCGCCATCACCTGCCCTCCGCGCCACGTCGAAAGCGGGTCGGTCGAGACCGACGCGATACTCGAGGACGTGTTGTACACGTTACTCCTGGTTCGCGACCTCGAGCGAATCGGCGACCACGCGGTCAACGTGGCCGCCCGAACCTACTACGCGCTCGAGGGGGACGACCGACTGCTCGCCTGA
- the pstB gene encoding phosphate ABC transporter ATP-binding protein PstB — MPTQETETQQADDQLITTDIQHTESTRREQPDQTVLEARDLDVFYGEDQALRSVDIEIPEHKVTAIIGPSGCGKSTFLRCINRMNDMIDVCRVKGELTFRGKNVYDEDVDPVALRRKIGQVFQKPNPFPKSIRDNVTYGLEVQGKSATDDDVERALRGAALWDEVKDQLDSSGLDLSGGQQQRLCIARAIAPDPEVILMDEPTSALDPVAASKIEDLIDELVEEYTVVIVTHNMQQAARISDKTAVFLTGGNLVEFDDTASVFEDPEDDRVEDYITGKFG; from the coding sequence ATGCCAACACAAGAGACCGAGACACAACAAGCGGACGACCAACTGATAACGACCGACATACAACACACCGAGTCGACGCGGCGAGAACAGCCAGACCAGACTGTCCTCGAGGCTCGAGACCTCGACGTCTTTTACGGCGAGGACCAGGCGCTCCGATCTGTGGACATCGAAATCCCGGAACACAAAGTTACGGCCATCATCGGCCCCTCAGGCTGTGGTAAATCGACGTTCTTGCGGTGTATCAACCGCATGAACGATATGATCGACGTCTGTCGAGTCAAGGGCGAACTCACGTTCCGGGGCAAGAACGTCTACGACGAGGACGTCGACCCCGTCGCGCTACGTCGCAAAATCGGCCAGGTGTTCCAGAAACCGAACCCCTTCCCAAAGAGCATTCGCGACAACGTTACCTACGGGCTCGAGGTACAGGGCAAGTCTGCGACCGACGACGACGTCGAACGGGCCCTCCGCGGGGCAGCCCTCTGGGACGAAGTGAAAGACCAACTCGACTCGAGCGGCCTCGACCTCTCCGGAGGGCAACAACAGCGACTCTGTATCGCCCGTGCCATCGCCCCCGATCCGGAAGTCATTCTGATGGACGAGCCGACATCAGCACTCGACCCCGTGGCGGCCTCGAAAATCGAGGATCTGATCGACGAACTGGTCGAAGAGTATACGGTCGTCATCGTCACACACAATATGCAACAGGCGGCACGAATCTCCGATAAGACGGCCGTGTTCCTCACCGGCGGAAACCTCGTCGAGTTCGACGACACCGCCTCGGTGTTCGAAGACCCCGAAGACGACCGCGTCGAAGACTACATCACCGGCAAGTTCGGCTGA
- the pstA gene encoding phosphate ABC transporter permease PstA — translation MSTETETGVEDSNTLFSDIDLSWEHRKNELFRWLLIAASLFGVVMLALLLFDVVTDFYTGLTEFNISLYEFFTQDGSQEETRAGFKGAVIASIMLMVMTAILAFFVGVGSAIYLEEYAPDTRITRLIEANLANLAGVPSIVYGLLALAAVVNGIGIGPILIAGAVALGLLVMPIIIVSTQEALRAVPDSVRNGSYATGATKWQTIRRVVLPAAIPGIMTGTILALARAIGETAPLIMVGALFVNRTPSGPTDRFSAMPTQIYNWAAQPSEHFIHLAAVGIVVLLSFLFVMNGVAIYIRHRYETEV, via the coding sequence ATGAGCACGGAGACAGAAACTGGCGTCGAGGATAGCAACACCCTGTTCAGTGATATCGATCTCTCGTGGGAACACCGTAAGAACGAGCTCTTTCGCTGGCTACTCATCGCGGCGTCACTGTTCGGCGTCGTCATGCTGGCCCTGCTCCTGTTCGACGTGGTGACCGACTTTTACACGGGATTGACCGAGTTCAACATCAGTCTCTACGAGTTCTTTACGCAGGATGGATCACAGGAAGAGACTCGAGCCGGCTTCAAGGGTGCCGTAATCGCTTCGATAATGCTCATGGTCATGACGGCGATTCTGGCGTTCTTCGTCGGTGTGGGTTCGGCGATCTATCTCGAAGAGTATGCACCAGACACCCGAATAACACGGCTAATCGAAGCGAATCTGGCGAACCTCGCTGGCGTCCCATCGATCGTTTACGGCCTCCTCGCACTCGCAGCGGTCGTCAACGGAATCGGGATCGGTCCGATTCTGATCGCCGGAGCCGTTGCACTTGGATTGCTCGTGATGCCGATTATTATCGTCTCCACCCAGGAGGCACTGCGTGCCGTCCCCGACAGCGTTCGAAACGGCTCGTACGCCACTGGGGCGACGAAGTGGCAAACGATCCGGCGTGTCGTTCTCCCTGCCGCCATTCCTGGTATCATGACGGGAACGATTCTGGCGTTGGCTCGAGCGATCGGCGAAACGGCCCCCTTGATTATGGTCGGTGCACTGTTCGTCAACCGAACGCCGAGCGGACCGACCGACCGCTTCAGTGCGATGCCGACCCAGATTTACAACTGGGCGGCCCAACCGAGTGAGCACTTTATCCACCTTGCAGCGGTGGGTATCGTCGTCTTGCTCTCGTTCCTGTTCGTCATGAACGGAGTCGCGATCTACATTCGACACCGATACGAGACGGAGGTGTAA
- the pstC gene encoding phosphate ABC transporter permease subunit PstC translates to MGTETPTQTGAEITGGGAAAGDNAANRRARRILFGCAAITVLTTLAIFFVLLDNAASYFFGAKFTEMIRGASFEQTVTFTEFFTGQRWAPDHARPAHGILPIVFGTLAITVGAAFVAIPIGTATAIYLSEYASPGIRSKLKPTLEILAGIPTIVYGYFAIAFINPVLLSGLAAYVLDPLGNGLLQVGSALPGTMGDSLTSVATSMIGINVGRYSLLSGILVVGIMTIPMVSSISEDAMSAVPDDLRNGAYALGATKFNVSTRIVLPASISGVFASYILAVSRAIGETMAVTLAAGFNANITTNPFDEIMTMTAYMVSMARGTSAVGTVEYQSLFAVGLVLFVMTLVMNLLNDAFKRRFQEEYQ, encoded by the coding sequence ATGGGTACTGAAACACCGACACAAACCGGTGCCGAGATAACCGGAGGCGGCGCTGCAGCCGGTGATAACGCGGCGAACAGGCGTGCTCGACGCATCCTGTTCGGCTGTGCCGCCATCACCGTCCTGACGACGCTCGCGATCTTTTTCGTCTTGCTCGACAACGCTGCGAGTTACTTCTTTGGGGCAAAGTTCACCGAAATGATACGGGGCGCGAGTTTCGAGCAAACGGTCACGTTCACGGAGTTTTTCACCGGACAGCGCTGGGCACCAGATCACGCACGCCCGGCACACGGCATCCTCCCTATCGTGTTCGGGACCCTGGCGATTACGGTTGGAGCAGCGTTCGTCGCAATTCCGATCGGAACCGCGACGGCCATCTATCTCTCCGAGTACGCATCCCCAGGTATCCGATCGAAGCTCAAACCCACGCTCGAGATTCTGGCCGGAATCCCGACCATCGTGTATGGGTATTTCGCCATCGCCTTCATCAACCCGGTGTTGCTCAGCGGGTTGGCGGCGTACGTCCTCGACCCCCTCGGCAACGGGCTCTTGCAAGTGGGATCGGCGCTGCCGGGGACGATGGGGGATTCGTTGACCTCGGTAGCTACTTCGATGATCGGTATCAACGTGGGTCGGTACAGCCTGCTTTCGGGAATCCTCGTCGTCGGCATCATGACGATTCCGATGGTTTCGTCGATTTCCGAAGATGCGATGAGTGCGGTCCCGGACGACCTGCGAAACGGTGCCTATGCGCTCGGCGCGACGAAGTTCAACGTGTCGACGCGAATCGTTCTACCGGCATCGATATCGGGAGTGTTTGCCTCGTACATTTTGGCCGTCTCTCGAGCGATCGGTGAGACGATGGCTGTTACCCTCGCGGCAGGGTTCAACGCGAACATCACGACGAATCCGTTCGATGAGATCATGACGATGACCGCGTACATGGTTTCGATGGCCCGAGGTACCAGTGCGGTCGGTACCGTCGAGTATCAGTCGCTGTTCGCAGTTGGCCTCGTGTTGTTCGTCATGACGCTGGTGATGAATCTACTCAATGACGCGTTCAAACGACGGTTCCAGGAGGAGTATCAATGA
- a CDS encoding PstS family phosphate ABC transporter substrate-binding protein yields the protein MTEQPSSASGTSTATRRHVLLGAAGAGVVGLAGCLGGDDEGNGGDGNGGNGGNGGNSGNGGNGSAGLSGTIDASGSNTVAPITAWAGENFEEAYPDTLVDVAPEGTGAGFQEFCRQNSDVQSASRMITDDEVDLCSENDVNYGFLEVGLDGLAVVKNSENDWVEEITLDELKRVWEFESDVQTWSDIRPEWPDREIALHARDSASGTFDYFTENVIGERGLIRDDYSATSQTNEIMGAVADNVDGFGWGGLGYLREIEDDQPIEAVPVESDADGGFYLPTEQNIEDGLYSPLARPLFAFFNIASLEERTDLIGSFAQFYTNGAQDYARDQGFYAAPDAATEENNDKIDEWLEEVGASIDDLTVERE from the coding sequence ATGACGGAACAACCATCATCGGCATCGGGTACCAGTACGGCGACTAGACGCCACGTCCTGTTGGGTGCAGCGGGCGCCGGCGTTGTTGGCCTCGCAGGTTGTCTCGGTGGAGATGACGAAGGGAATGGTGGGGACGGAAATGGCGGAAACGGCGGGAACGGTGGCAATAGCGGAAACGGCGGAAACGGTTCCGCCGGACTGTCCGGAACCATCGATGCCTCGGGGAGCAATACTGTCGCACCGATCACGGCCTGGGCGGGAGAAAACTTCGAAGAGGCGTATCCGGACACGCTCGTCGACGTCGCACCGGAAGGAACGGGTGCTGGTTTTCAGGAGTTCTGCAGACAGAACTCGGACGTGCAAAGTGCGAGTCGGATGATCACCGATGACGAGGTGGACCTCTGTAGCGAAAACGACGTCAACTATGGCTTCCTCGAGGTCGGTCTGGACGGGCTTGCGGTCGTCAAGAATTCAGAGAACGACTGGGTCGAGGAAATCACGCTCGACGAACTCAAACGGGTTTGGGAGTTCGAATCCGACGTGCAGACGTGGAGTGACATTCGACCTGAGTGGCCCGACAGGGAGATCGCGCTCCACGCACGTGACAGTGCGTCAGGAACGTTCGACTACTTCACCGAGAACGTCATCGGTGAACGAGGACTGATCCGGGACGATTACTCGGCGACCAGCCAGACGAACGAGATTATGGGAGCCGTTGCCGACAACGTGGACGGATTCGGCTGGGGAGGCCTTGGCTATCTGCGCGAGATCGAAGACGACCAGCCGATCGAGGCCGTCCCGGTCGAGAGCGATGCCGACGGAGGGTTCTACCTCCCAACGGAGCAAAACATCGAGGACGGGCTTTACTCGCCGCTTGCCCGACCTCTGTTCGCGTTCTTCAACATTGCGAGCCTCGAGGAACGAACCGACCTGATCGGTTCGTTTGCCCAGTTCTACACCAACGGTGCACAGGACTACGCTCGCGACCAGGGCTTTTATGCGGCACCCGACGCGGCGACCGAGGAAAACAACGACAAGATCGACGAGTGGCTCGAGGAAGTGGGCGCTTCGATTGACGACCTGACCGTCGAGCGCGAATAA
- a CDS encoding histidine kinase N-terminal 7TM domain-containing protein — protein sequence MVIWVTFDIAVLLMAFGIFPSLYIIYLLYDDRRKPGVLWFLVAMGIGGSWAFLYTTFTLVRSPTITLALANVFWTLVAAAAVVMFLLAYEFVYKTVASRRLVTGLFAPVGVFFLLTWINPGNIVYSADYYVGVDGVLYFPQFGGILRFLVVQAYGYLLVFLATGMFVGEILRTSGIQRRQTVYLLVITLALVVSTMIKVAELVPMYYDPTSTVFAFSGLLFAYSIKHHGLLRYVSTAREKTFEEVEDVILVIGSDDVIVDVNRAGRTRFGENIIGNSLQDFLPEYRRSDEQDPTQTIEIEFEGANRYYSVSTSSIEYGRGLTGSIVVLSDITGLKEQETELQLLKAILIRILRHNMRNDLNIINGYAGAMKEVADGEVVAMADAVHERSAALLQHAEKAQLLERVISDKSLVTGSLKAPVERALAESETDGRAIVRTQIDDVVVEHHPEFYLAVKELIDNAITHHSGSDEQRIDIYSETNGGDVFLIIADQGPGIHQSEIDVLQAEEETSLYHGSGVGLWLVRWVVDRSNGDLHATSSDTGTRIKIRLSKGESAVKHS from the coding sequence ATGGTAATCTGGGTCACATTCGATATAGCCGTTCTGTTGATGGCGTTCGGGATATTTCCTTCACTCTACATTATCTACCTCCTGTACGACGACCGCCGGAAACCCGGGGTACTCTGGTTCCTCGTTGCGATGGGAATCGGGGGTTCTTGGGCATTTCTTTACACAACCTTCACACTTGTCCGTTCTCCTACAATCACGCTCGCCCTTGCGAACGTTTTCTGGACACTCGTTGCTGCTGCGGCGGTCGTGATGTTTCTACTCGCATACGAATTTGTCTACAAAACGGTCGCCTCCCGCCGATTAGTTACTGGACTGTTTGCGCCAGTCGGTGTGTTCTTTCTATTGACCTGGATCAATCCCGGAAATATTGTCTACTCCGCAGACTATTACGTCGGGGTAGACGGTGTGTTGTACTTCCCGCAGTTTGGCGGGATACTCCGATTTCTCGTCGTTCAAGCGTACGGATACCTTTTGGTGTTTCTCGCGACCGGAATGTTCGTTGGCGAGATACTACGAACGAGTGGGATACAACGGCGACAAACAGTGTATCTGCTCGTAATTACGTTGGCACTGGTCGTCTCTACGATGATCAAAGTGGCAGAGCTGGTACCGATGTACTATGATCCAACGTCTACCGTGTTCGCTTTCTCGGGTCTGTTGTTCGCATATTCGATCAAGCACCACGGGCTCTTGAGATACGTTTCAACCGCCCGCGAAAAGACCTTCGAAGAGGTAGAGGATGTAATACTCGTCATAGGTTCTGACGACGTTATCGTCGATGTCAACCGGGCCGGTCGAACACGGTTCGGCGAGAATATCATCGGTAACTCCCTTCAAGACTTTCTTCCTGAGTACCGCCGCAGCGACGAACAAGATCCCACTCAAACGATCGAAATCGAATTCGAGGGGGCCAACCGTTACTACTCGGTCAGTACATCGTCTATTGAATACGGGAGGGGGCTGACGGGATCAATAGTCGTCCTGAGTGACATCACCGGACTAAAAGAACAGGAGACCGAGTTACAATTGCTCAAAGCGATATTGATTCGCATCTTGCGCCATAATATGCGGAATGACCTGAATATAATAAATGGGTATGCAGGAGCGATGAAAGAAGTGGCCGACGGAGAGGTGGTCGCGATGGCAGATGCGGTCCACGAACGGTCGGCTGCGCTCTTGCAACATGCAGAGAAGGCGCAGTTGTTGGAACGGGTAATTTCTGACAAGTCGTTAGTTACTGGTTCGTTGAAAGCACCCGTCGAACGCGCCCTCGCCGAATCAGAGACGGACGGTCGGGCCATCGTGCGGACACAAATCGATGATGTGGTAGTCGAGCACCATCCGGAATTTTACCTCGCCGTCAAGGAACTCATCGACAACGCCATCACACATCATTCTGGCAGTGACGAACAGCGTATAGATATCTATTCTGAAACGAATGGTGGCGATGTCTTCCTGATTATAGCGGATCAAGGACCGGGGATTCATCAATCAGAAATCGACGTTCTCCAGGCCGAGGAGGAGACGTCACTCTATCACGGTTCGGGTGTGGGCCTCTGGCTCGTGAGGTGGGTCGTGGATCGTTCGAACGGAGACCTGCACGCTACCTCTTCTGATACCGGGACACGAATAAAAATTCGACTGTCGAAGGGAGAGTCTGCTGTCAAACACAGCTGA
- a CDS encoding UbiA family prenyltransferase → MALSEPVQGVGGGLVLPSLLVYAVYVEDRRRISDADRINAPRRTQLVETYDSLLGLTAIGALIGYELILVAFVLEAGTIGLEYVLLGQVPLIVLALYATAKRYATFDSLVVATAWSLSIVLSVLVATGQPISRASVIVFCLWFLIAFAGVESRNIDDIPGDTALGKRTLAGYLGRKNTRILVVGLKGFATGLFWYRFGPTVGALVVAHLLLLWFFRQITPSESGSQ, encoded by the coding sequence GTGGCTCTGTCTGAACCGGTTCAGGGGGTTGGCGGTGGCCTGGTCCTTCCCTCGTTGCTCGTGTACGCGGTATATGTAGAGGATCGACGTCGCATCAGTGATGCAGATAGGATCAACGCTCCTCGACGGACGCAGTTGGTCGAGACGTACGATTCGCTGCTCGGTTTGACTGCTATCGGCGCACTGATCGGGTACGAACTCATCCTGGTGGCGTTCGTCCTCGAGGCAGGTACGATCGGACTCGAGTACGTCCTTCTCGGTCAAGTACCGCTGATCGTGCTGGCACTATACGCAACGGCCAAGCGATACGCGACGTTTGACTCTCTCGTCGTCGCTACAGCTTGGTCGTTGTCGATCGTCCTTTCAGTCCTGGTCGCGACCGGCCAACCGATCTCACGAGCGAGCGTCATCGTGTTTTGTCTGTGGTTTCTCATCGCGTTCGCCGGTGTCGAATCTCGAAATATCGACGATATTCCGGGGGACACTGCACTGGGAAAGCGAACGCTGGCGGGTTATCTCGGTCGGAAGAATACCCGTATACTGGTGGTGGGACTCAAAGGGTTCGCCACCGGGCTCTTCTGGTATCGGTTCGGACCAACCGTTGGTGCGTTAGTCGTGGCTCATCTCCTTTTGTTGTGGTTCTTTCGACAGATCACGCCCAGTGAATCCGGGTCACAATGA
- a CDS encoding aquaporin, whose translation MKTSNNFTTSQKLIAEFFGSATLVFVLVSSGLLADGMLGASPSMGVLFIGLATAGWLFVVVQMLGPISGAHVNPAVTIALLMTGDVDARTARQYIPVQFIGGLVGVGLAGLTFVSTIGWEVFAVSAVERPASTWLAEFLGTVLLASVIISLIRQESDLIGLAVGFTVGMGIIGTASTAFLNPQVALARIFTSGIAGIQPFDAVMFMLASTLGGVAAGLMWRYLWPRPTPLWRAKPKSDDETVLDEFAVES comes from the coding sequence ATAAAGACTTCCAATAACTTCACTACAAGTCAGAAACTCATCGCGGAGTTTTTCGGCTCCGCGACCCTCGTTTTCGTCCTCGTGTCGTCGGGGCTGCTCGCGGACGGAATGTTAGGGGCGAGCCCGAGTATGGGCGTGTTGTTCATCGGGCTGGCGACGGCCGGCTGGCTGTTCGTCGTCGTGCAGATGCTCGGGCCGATCAGCGGGGCACACGTGAATCCAGCAGTTACCATCGCGCTGCTGATGACCGGTGACGTAGATGCAAGGACCGCACGGCAGTACATTCCAGTGCAGTTCATCGGCGGCCTCGTCGGCGTCGGTTTGGCGGGGCTCACCTTCGTCAGCACGATCGGATGGGAAGTGTTTGCCGTCTCCGCCGTCGAACGACCCGCATCTACCTGGCTGGCCGAGTTCCTCGGCACCGTGTTACTCGCGTCGGTCATCATCTCCCTGATCCGACAGGAAAGTGACTTGATCGGTCTCGCGGTGGGCTTTACCGTCGGCATGGGAATCATCGGAACGGCCTCGACGGCGTTTCTGAACCCCCAGGTCGCTCTCGCCCGCATTTTCACGTCGGGGATCGCGGGGATCCAACCGTTCGACGCCGTCATGTTCATGCTCGCTTCGACGCTCGGTGGAGTAGCCGCAGGACTCATGTGGCGATACCTCTGGCCCCGACCGACTCCCCTCTGGAGAGCGAAACCGAAATCCGACGACGAGACCGTCCTCGACGAGTTTGCAGTGGAATCGTAG
- a CDS encoding FAD-binding oxidoreductase, with amino-acid sequence MAQSTIEYDHIEQFQTTVYGDVVRPDDAEYDDARSVWNGMIDKYPALIARCRGVADVIRAVEFARENDLRATVHGGGHNVAGTAVCNDGLVIDLSEMRAVWVDPEERTAWVQGGATWADVDHETQAFGLATPGGVVSKTGVAGLTLGGGIGHLRCKYGLSCDNLRSVDVVTAEGRYLTASADENEELFWGFRGGGGGLGVVTGFEFELHPAGPEVATCFVLYPGERAGEYLRAYREYVSSAPDEVTTLSSTGVMADEEVFPADVVDDLKIGFLGCYAGPPEDGEKALAPLRELGEPIADFSATMPYTEFQQLLDEDYPDGMRYYWKSLYLDGLTESAIDRIRYWAETAPSPLSTVDVWELGGAITDVDLDETAFVGRHAPFLLGIEANWKDSANDDVNVEWVRDCIDDMRQFSDGSFYLNFPGFFEGGEAALESTFGPAYERLIGLKEEYDPEGLFDLNRGAKSAD; translated from the coding sequence ATGGCCCAATCCACCATCGAGTACGATCACATCGAACAGTTTCAGACCACTGTATACGGGGACGTGGTTCGTCCCGACGACGCCGAGTACGACGATGCCCGTTCCGTCTGGAACGGGATGATCGATAAATATCCGGCACTGATCGCCCGCTGTCGGGGCGTGGCAGACGTTATCCGTGCCGTCGAATTCGCTCGAGAGAACGACCTTCGTGCGACCGTCCACGGTGGCGGCCACAACGTCGCTGGCACAGCCGTCTGTAACGATGGCCTCGTCATTGACCTCTCGGAGATGCGAGCCGTCTGGGTCGATCCCGAAGAACGCACGGCGTGGGTTCAGGGCGGTGCAACGTGGGCCGACGTCGACCACGAAACCCAGGCGTTCGGCCTGGCAACGCCCGGCGGGGTCGTTTCGAAGACCGGCGTCGCGGGGCTCACCCTCGGTGGCGGGATCGGCCACCTGCGGTGCAAGTACGGCCTGAGCTGTGACAACCTCCGCTCGGTGGACGTCGTCACCGCGGAAGGGCGGTACCTGACGGCCAGCGCCGACGAAAACGAGGAGCTGTTCTGGGGATTTCGTGGCGGCGGAGGCGGCCTCGGAGTCGTGACTGGGTTCGAGTTCGAGCTCCACCCGGCCGGACCGGAGGTGGCGACCTGTTTCGTACTCTATCCGGGGGAGCGAGCAGGCGAGTATCTGCGAGCGTACCGCGAGTACGTCTCGAGCGCGCCCGATGAGGTTACGACGCTCTCTTCTACCGGCGTGATGGCAGACGAGGAGGTGTTCCCCGCAGACGTGGTGGACGACCTCAAAATCGGCTTTCTGGGGTGTTACGCGGGACCACCCGAGGACGGCGAGAAGGCGCTTGCACCGTTACGGGAACTCGGCGAACCGATTGCCGACTTCAGCGCAACGATGCCCTACACCGAGTTTCAGCAGCTCCTCGACGAGGATTACCCGGATGGGATGCGATACTACTGGAAATCGCTCTATCTCGATGGACTCACAGAGTCCGCCATCGATCGGATTCGTTACTGGGCGGAGACCGCACCGTCGCCGCTCTCGACCGTGGACGTCTGGGAGCTTGGTGGCGCGATTACGGACGTCGACCTCGACGAGACTGCGTTCGTCGGACGCCATGCGCCGTTTCTCCTCGGAATCGAGGCGAACTGGAAGGATTCCGCGAATGACGATGTCAACGTCGAGTGGGTGCGGGATTGCATCGACGACATGCGGCAGTTCTCAGATGGCTCGTTTTACCTCAACTTCCCGGGCTTCTTCGAGGGTGGTGAGGCTGCGCTCGAGAGTACGTTCGGACCGGCCTACGAACGGTTGATCGGGTTAAAAGAGGAGTACGATCCGGAGGGTCTCTTCGACCTGAATCGGGGAGCCAAGTCCGCCGATTGA
- a CDS encoding helix-turn-helix transcriptional regulator: MEFHEDERSTDNEGLPPGSPILEALLENARNQQYLGQRLDAADNRVETDLLGDIVRHRPVLEALRTEPLDRREIEDRLDVSRATSHRFTQWLDGQGFVEKVDGRFQLTGRGEAVADEVLRFEANVRTVHRLAPLLDTICADHQEFVLEPFVDAKVTLAEPEAPYQPVERFISLLTESETFRGFNTTHMAPLVLSGFHNQIFDETDTEIIYLPHIGGKLFDTYPKRAQEAIDRGHLALRTRDDLPYGLAIFDERVGIGGYDEATGLMQVFVDTDEPIACEWADRVYASVRADSDPLHERHP, encoded by the coding sequence ATGGAGTTCCACGAAGACGAAAGATCGACAGACAACGAGGGCCTACCGCCTGGCTCACCGATTCTGGAAGCCCTGCTCGAGAACGCACGAAACCAGCAGTATCTCGGACAGCGACTCGACGCCGCGGACAATCGTGTGGAAACGGATCTGCTCGGCGATATCGTTCGACACAGACCGGTTCTGGAGGCGCTCCGCACTGAACCCCTCGATCGTCGGGAGATCGAAGACCGACTCGACGTCTCACGGGCGACGAGTCACCGATTTACGCAGTGGCTCGACGGTCAGGGCTTCGTCGAGAAGGTCGACGGCCGGTTTCAGTTGACCGGGCGGGGTGAGGCAGTCGCCGACGAGGTGCTCCGGTTCGAGGCGAACGTTCGCACCGTCCATCGACTTGCACCGTTACTGGACACAATCTGTGCGGATCACCAAGAATTCGTCCTCGAACCGTTCGTGGATGCAAAAGTTACGCTTGCGGAGCCAGAAGCTCCCTACCAGCCGGTCGAGCGTTTCATTTCGTTACTCACGGAGTCGGAGACCTTCCGTGGGTTCAACACGACGCACATGGCCCCGCTCGTTCTCAGCGGGTTCCACAATCAGATCTTCGATGAGACTGACACAGAAATCATCTATCTCCCCCACATTGGTGGGAAACTCTTCGATACCTACCCCAAGCGCGCTCAGGAAGCGATCGATCGCGGACACCTCGCCCTCCGGACCCGTGATGATCTGCCGTACGGTCTCGCTATCTTCGACGAGCGCGTCGGGATTGGGGGCTACGACGAGGCCACTGGACTCATGCAGGTGTTCGTCGATACGGACGAGCCGATTGCATGCGAGTGGGCCGACCGGGTGTACGCCTCGGTCAGAGCGGATTCTGATCCACTCCACGAGCGGCACCCATGA